One Glycine soja cultivar W05 chromosome 2, ASM419377v2, whole genome shotgun sequence genomic region harbors:
- the LOC114370807 gene encoding transcription factor bHLH95, whose translation MTLLTVEDQSLHDMNFLWENHSWDPSNSDNSGESKENMKSLDQVEEKDEALMNKKRNRDQGNITSGEGKGEKCRESDHEMHIWTERERRKKMRNMFASLHALLPHLPSKADKSTVVDEAVAYIKNLEKTLEKLEKQKQERVQCVSTFGCEPSMFVTGQGSSNNNISNAIIGTTSNALSFPVAFDKTWASSNLVLNIFGDEAQFSICTAHKPGLMTTIGFVLEKYKIEVITANISCIGYGNACMIQAHGKRVSHQFLDANSVEEIYKQAAGEIMLWIG comes from the exons ATGACCTTGTTGACCGTGGAAGATCAAAGTTTGCATGATATGAACTTCTTGTGGGAAAATCATTCATGGGATCCCTCCAATTCTGATAATTCGGGTGAAAGTAAAGAAAACATGAAATCACTTGATCAGgtagaagaaaaagatgaagctctCATGAATAAGAAACGAAATCGAGACCAAGGCAATATTACTAGTGGTGAAGGGAAAGGTGAAAAATGTCGTGAATCTGATCATGAAATGCATATATGGACCGAGAGAGAAAGGAGGAAGAAAATGAGGAACATGTTTGCCAGTCTTCATGCTTTGCTTCCACATCTTCCTTCCAAG GCTGATAAATCAACCGTTGTGGATGAAGCAGTGGCATACATTaaaaatcttgagaaaaccCTGGAAAAGCTAGAGAAACAGAAACAAGAAAGGGTCCAATGTGTCTCCACTTTTGGGTGTGAACCATCCATGTTTGTGACTGGTCAGGGATCTTCTAATAACAACATTTCCAATGCAATAATTGGAACTACTTCAAATGCACTTTCATTCCCTGTAGCTTTTGACAAGACTTGGGCTTCTTCAAATTTGGTCTTGAACATTTTTGGAGATGAAGCCCAATTCTCCATTTGCACAGCCCATAAGCCAGGCCTCATGACTACCATTGGTTTTGTGCTGGAGAAGTACAAGATTGAGGTCATAACTGCCAACATTTCGTGCATTGGTTATGGAAATGCTTGCATGATTCAAGCCCAT GGAAAACGAGTTTCACATCAGTTCCTAGATGCAAATTCAGTAGAGGAAATTTACAAGCAAGCGGCAGGAGAGATTATGCTATGGATCGGTTAA
- the LOC114386156 gene encoding E3 ubiquitin-protein ligase MBR2-like isoform X2, which yields MIWWDSLILMQGQRRTVGSFPAIVSMMQGPSSSGTDMNHQSSLNHVQNAVDFCLSDYRGSSGETACLRGTGHNVQSFSGWNTGESSSRLNLINQVNDEGLKSEHGLSSSYNAATEDDLRSEEGQFKANNVIFPVSSNTNLHGNQSRVHPSFLQGSSSTHINQNISLDMGHVANAADRGKGKEAGSSVNANNTSGIDREKTLFGSASCNHTGASSESSGYMAWGDSANSSSSLVNWGPSCKRKALEGSSRQLCSGGSSSTLVQSGNGCWPTDPVDLNASSDLTDSTPIEDIPVTSPPLFQNATNEERQEAPNGFPLISIAENVERPLRNFDRRMSHLQHQESVPLNLPSTGSARHHNHSSLHQAPGSHSINDSLELRLTAGGTSSANSGASLNQSPALRIHSFPWNRTANPRGARSSTSYNSGERAVREDFNLRMFPRDSTEHPMNVPASSGHEPIGWHTPSGNVNNSGGAPPPSWIGSSSNVHSPANRSWIFNHEVPAENMQSVSEFSPWSLFPSISSASGVHNAHSAPSSSGPTSFTQGSSSNQSYARTALVMERRGGDVLSGGPHSLRALTFDNEGRRRLISEIRQVLMAMRRGENLRAEDYMVFDHPFLYHGMAEMHDRHREMRLDVDNMSYEELLALEEHIGDVSTGLNEDVIIKLMKQRIYVRAIIMTDSYTDLEPCCICQEEFSDGENVGSLDCGHEFHSGCIKQWLMQKNLCPICKTTALAT from the exons ATGATCTG GTGGGATAGCTTGATTCTGATGCAAGGACAAAGGAGGACTGTTGGGTCGTTCCCAGCAATTGTTAGTATGATGCAAGGGCCCAGTTCTAGTGGCACTGATATGAACCACCAGTCTTCCTTGAATCATGTGCAAAATGCAGTAGATTTCTGTTTGTCAGATTATAGGGGATCTTCTGGTGAGACTGCATGTTTACGTGGTACTGGTCATAATGTTCAGAGCTTCAGTGGCTGGAATACTGGTGAATCTAGTTCAAGACTCAATCTGATCAACCAAGTCAATGATGAAGGTCTAAAATCAGAACATGGGCTGTCTTCTTCGTATAATGCTGCTACCGAGGATGATCTCAGGTCTGAGGAAGGACAATTCAAAgcaaataatgtaatttttcctGTTAGTTCAAATACTAATCTACATGGCAATCAATCTAGAGTTCACCCTTCCTTTTTGCAAGGTTCCAGTTCTACTCATATTAACCAGAATATTAGTCTAGATATGGGGCATGTAGCTAATGCTGCTGATCGTGGGAAGGGCAAAGAAGCTGGTAGTAGTGTTAATGCCAACAATACTAGTGGAATAGACAGAGAAAAGACATTGTTTGGCAGTGCTTCATGTAATCACACAGGAGCTTCATCTGAAAGCTCTGGATACATGGCTTGGGGTGATAGTGCTAATTCAAGTTCTTCTTTAGTTAATTGGGGTCCTTCCTGCAAGAGAAAGGCTCTTGAAGGTAGTTCTAGGCAACTGTGTTCTGGAGGAAGCTCAAGCACTCTTGTACAATCCGGAAATGGTTGCTGGCCTACTGATCCTGTTGATCTTAATGCTTCCAGCGACTTAACTGATTCTACACCTATAGAAGATATTCCTGTTACTAGTCCTCCATTATTTCAGAATGCAACAAATGAAGAGCGACAAGAAGCTCCCAATGGATTTCCTTTGATAAGTATTGCAGAAAATGTGGAAAGGCCTCTAAGAAACTTCGATAGAAGAATGAGCCATCTACAGCATCAGGAATCTGTACCTCTCAATTTACCATCAACAGGGAGTGCTAGGCATCATAATCATTCTTCTCTGCATCAAGCACCTGGCTCTCACTCAATCAATGATTCGTTGGAGTTGAGGTTAACAGCTGGAGGGACATCTTCTGCTAATTCTGGCGCTTCTCTGAACCAGTCACCTGCCTTGCGCATCCATTCTTTTCCTTGGAACAGAACTGCCAATCCTAGAGGGGCCAGATCTTCAACTTCTTATAACTCTGGAGAAAGAGCCGTGCGCGAAGATTTTAATTTGAGAATGTTTCCAAGAGATAGTACGGAACACCCCATGAATGTGCCTGCATCTTCAGGACACGAACCTATTGGTTGGCATACACCATCTGGTAATGTGAACAATTCTGGAGGTGCACCTCCTCCATCCTGGATTGGATCTAGTTCAAATGTTCACTCTCCCGCTAACCGTAGCTGGATTTTTAATCATGAAGTCCCAGCAGAAAATATGCAGAGTGTGTCAGAGTTCAGTCCTTGGTCCCTTTTTCCATCAATTAGCTCTGCATCTGGTGTTCATAATGCCCATTCTGCCCCATCTTCTTCTGGTCCTACTTCATTTACCCAGGGTTCTAGCAGCAACCAATCATACGCAAGAACAGCATTGGTGATGGAAAGAAGGGGTGGTGATGTTCTCTCTGGTGGTCCCCATTCACTGCGAGCATTAACCTTTGACAATGAGGGGAGACGTCGACTAATATCTGAG ATTCGCCAAGTCTTGATGGCAATGCGGAGGGGTGAGAACTTACGAGCTGAG GATTATATGGTCTTTGACCACCCTTTCTTATATCATGGCATGGCTGAAATGCACGACAGGCACAGAGAAATGCGCCTTGATGTCGACAACATGTCTTATGAG GAATTGTTGGCATTGGAGGAGCATATAGGAGACGTGAGCACTGGATTGAATGAGGATGTCATCATTAAGTTGATGAAACAGAGAATTTACGTGCGTGCCATTATCATGACAGACTCTTATACAGATCTGGAACCTTGTTGTATCTGTCAG GAGGAATTTTCTGATGGGGAGAATGTTGGATCACTGGATTGTGGGCATGAGTTTCACAGTGGTTGCATTAAGCAGTGGCTAATGCAGAAGAACCTGTGTCCCATTTGCAAAACAACAGCCTTAGCTACATGA
- the LOC114386156 gene encoding E3 ubiquitin-protein ligase MBR2-like isoform X3: protein MQGQRRTVGSFPAIVSMMQGPSSSGTDMNHQSSLNHVQNAVDFCLSDYRGSSGETACLRGTGHNVQSFSGWNTGESSSRLNLINQVNDEGLKSEHGLSSSYNAATEDDLRSEEGQFKANNVIFPVSSNTNLHGNQSRVHPSFLQGSSSTHINQNISLDMGHVANAADRGKGKEAGSSVNANNTSGIDREKTLFGSASCNHTGASSESSGYMAWGDSANSSSSLVNWGPSCKRKALEGSSRQLCSGGSSSTLVQSGNGCWPTDPVDLNASSDLTDSTPIEDIPVTSPPLFQNATNEERQEAPNGFPLISIAENVERPLRNFDRRMSHLQHQESVPLNLPSTGSARHHNHSSLHQAPGSHSINDSLELRLTAGGTSSANSGASLNQSPALRIHSFPWNRTANPRGARSSTSYNSGERAVREDFNLRMFPRDSTEHPMNVPASSGHEPIGWHTPSGNVNNSGGAPPPSWIGSSSNVHSPANRSWIFNHEVPAENMQSVSEFSPWSLFPSISSASGVHNAHSAPSSSGPTSFTQGSSSNQSYARTALVMERRGGDVLSGGPHSLRALTFDNEGRRRLISEIRQVLMAMRRGENLRAEDYMVFDHPFLYHGMAEMHDRHREMRLDVDNMSYEELLALEEHIGDVSTGLNEDVIIKLMKQRIYVRAIIMTDSYTDLEPCCICQEEFSDGENVGSLDCGHEFHSGCIKQWLMQKNLCPICKTTALAT from the exons ATGCAAGGACAAAGGAGGACTGTTGGGTCGTTCCCAGCAATTGTTAGTATGATGCAAGGGCCCAGTTCTAGTGGCACTGATATGAACCACCAGTCTTCCTTGAATCATGTGCAAAATGCAGTAGATTTCTGTTTGTCAGATTATAGGGGATCTTCTGGTGAGACTGCATGTTTACGTGGTACTGGTCATAATGTTCAGAGCTTCAGTGGCTGGAATACTGGTGAATCTAGTTCAAGACTCAATCTGATCAACCAAGTCAATGATGAAGGTCTAAAATCAGAACATGGGCTGTCTTCTTCGTATAATGCTGCTACCGAGGATGATCTCAGGTCTGAGGAAGGACAATTCAAAgcaaataatgtaatttttcctGTTAGTTCAAATACTAATCTACATGGCAATCAATCTAGAGTTCACCCTTCCTTTTTGCAAGGTTCCAGTTCTACTCATATTAACCAGAATATTAGTCTAGATATGGGGCATGTAGCTAATGCTGCTGATCGTGGGAAGGGCAAAGAAGCTGGTAGTAGTGTTAATGCCAACAATACTAGTGGAATAGACAGAGAAAAGACATTGTTTGGCAGTGCTTCATGTAATCACACAGGAGCTTCATCTGAAAGCTCTGGATACATGGCTTGGGGTGATAGTGCTAATTCAAGTTCTTCTTTAGTTAATTGGGGTCCTTCCTGCAAGAGAAAGGCTCTTGAAGGTAGTTCTAGGCAACTGTGTTCTGGAGGAAGCTCAAGCACTCTTGTACAATCCGGAAATGGTTGCTGGCCTACTGATCCTGTTGATCTTAATGCTTCCAGCGACTTAACTGATTCTACACCTATAGAAGATATTCCTGTTACTAGTCCTCCATTATTTCAGAATGCAACAAATGAAGAGCGACAAGAAGCTCCCAATGGATTTCCTTTGATAAGTATTGCAGAAAATGTGGAAAGGCCTCTAAGAAACTTCGATAGAAGAATGAGCCATCTACAGCATCAGGAATCTGTACCTCTCAATTTACCATCAACAGGGAGTGCTAGGCATCATAATCATTCTTCTCTGCATCAAGCACCTGGCTCTCACTCAATCAATGATTCGTTGGAGTTGAGGTTAACAGCTGGAGGGACATCTTCTGCTAATTCTGGCGCTTCTCTGAACCAGTCACCTGCCTTGCGCATCCATTCTTTTCCTTGGAACAGAACTGCCAATCCTAGAGGGGCCAGATCTTCAACTTCTTATAACTCTGGAGAAAGAGCCGTGCGCGAAGATTTTAATTTGAGAATGTTTCCAAGAGATAGTACGGAACACCCCATGAATGTGCCTGCATCTTCAGGACACGAACCTATTGGTTGGCATACACCATCTGGTAATGTGAACAATTCTGGAGGTGCACCTCCTCCATCCTGGATTGGATCTAGTTCAAATGTTCACTCTCCCGCTAACCGTAGCTGGATTTTTAATCATGAAGTCCCAGCAGAAAATATGCAGAGTGTGTCAGAGTTCAGTCCTTGGTCCCTTTTTCCATCAATTAGCTCTGCATCTGGTGTTCATAATGCCCATTCTGCCCCATCTTCTTCTGGTCCTACTTCATTTACCCAGGGTTCTAGCAGCAACCAATCATACGCAAGAACAGCATTGGTGATGGAAAGAAGGGGTGGTGATGTTCTCTCTGGTGGTCCCCATTCACTGCGAGCATTAACCTTTGACAATGAGGGGAGACGTCGACTAATATCTGAG ATTCGCCAAGTCTTGATGGCAATGCGGAGGGGTGAGAACTTACGAGCTGAG GATTATATGGTCTTTGACCACCCTTTCTTATATCATGGCATGGCTGAAATGCACGACAGGCACAGAGAAATGCGCCTTGATGTCGACAACATGTCTTATGAG GAATTGTTGGCATTGGAGGAGCATATAGGAGACGTGAGCACTGGATTGAATGAGGATGTCATCATTAAGTTGATGAAACAGAGAATTTACGTGCGTGCCATTATCATGACAGACTCTTATACAGATCTGGAACCTTGTTGTATCTGTCAG GAGGAATTTTCTGATGGGGAGAATGTTGGATCACTGGATTGTGGGCATGAGTTTCACAGTGGTTGCATTAAGCAGTGGCTAATGCAGAAGAACCTGTGTCCCATTTGCAAAACAACAGCCTTAGCTACATGA
- the LOC114386156 gene encoding E3 ubiquitin-protein ligase MBR2-like isoform X1, whose product MRLMQPELRLWWDSLILMQGQRRTVGSFPAIVSMMQGPSSSGTDMNHQSSLNHVQNAVDFCLSDYRGSSGETACLRGTGHNVQSFSGWNTGESSSRLNLINQVNDEGLKSEHGLSSSYNAATEDDLRSEEGQFKANNVIFPVSSNTNLHGNQSRVHPSFLQGSSSTHINQNISLDMGHVANAADRGKGKEAGSSVNANNTSGIDREKTLFGSASCNHTGASSESSGYMAWGDSANSSSSLVNWGPSCKRKALEGSSRQLCSGGSSSTLVQSGNGCWPTDPVDLNASSDLTDSTPIEDIPVTSPPLFQNATNEERQEAPNGFPLISIAENVERPLRNFDRRMSHLQHQESVPLNLPSTGSARHHNHSSLHQAPGSHSINDSLELRLTAGGTSSANSGASLNQSPALRIHSFPWNRTANPRGARSSTSYNSGERAVREDFNLRMFPRDSTEHPMNVPASSGHEPIGWHTPSGNVNNSGGAPPPSWIGSSSNVHSPANRSWIFNHEVPAENMQSVSEFSPWSLFPSISSASGVHNAHSAPSSSGPTSFTQGSSSNQSYARTALVMERRGGDVLSGGPHSLRALTFDNEGRRRLISEIRQVLMAMRRGENLRAEDYMVFDHPFLYHGMAEMHDRHREMRLDVDNMSYEELLALEEHIGDVSTGLNEDVIIKLMKQRIYVRAIIMTDSYTDLEPCCICQEEFSDGENVGSLDCGHEFHSGCIKQWLMQKNLCPICKTTALAT is encoded by the exons ATGCGGCTGATGCAGCCGGAATTGCGGTTGTG GTGGGATAGCTTGATTCTGATGCAAGGACAAAGGAGGACTGTTGGGTCGTTCCCAGCAATTGTTAGTATGATGCAAGGGCCCAGTTCTAGTGGCACTGATATGAACCACCAGTCTTCCTTGAATCATGTGCAAAATGCAGTAGATTTCTGTTTGTCAGATTATAGGGGATCTTCTGGTGAGACTGCATGTTTACGTGGTACTGGTCATAATGTTCAGAGCTTCAGTGGCTGGAATACTGGTGAATCTAGTTCAAGACTCAATCTGATCAACCAAGTCAATGATGAAGGTCTAAAATCAGAACATGGGCTGTCTTCTTCGTATAATGCTGCTACCGAGGATGATCTCAGGTCTGAGGAAGGACAATTCAAAgcaaataatgtaatttttcctGTTAGTTCAAATACTAATCTACATGGCAATCAATCTAGAGTTCACCCTTCCTTTTTGCAAGGTTCCAGTTCTACTCATATTAACCAGAATATTAGTCTAGATATGGGGCATGTAGCTAATGCTGCTGATCGTGGGAAGGGCAAAGAAGCTGGTAGTAGTGTTAATGCCAACAATACTAGTGGAATAGACAGAGAAAAGACATTGTTTGGCAGTGCTTCATGTAATCACACAGGAGCTTCATCTGAAAGCTCTGGATACATGGCTTGGGGTGATAGTGCTAATTCAAGTTCTTCTTTAGTTAATTGGGGTCCTTCCTGCAAGAGAAAGGCTCTTGAAGGTAGTTCTAGGCAACTGTGTTCTGGAGGAAGCTCAAGCACTCTTGTACAATCCGGAAATGGTTGCTGGCCTACTGATCCTGTTGATCTTAATGCTTCCAGCGACTTAACTGATTCTACACCTATAGAAGATATTCCTGTTACTAGTCCTCCATTATTTCAGAATGCAACAAATGAAGAGCGACAAGAAGCTCCCAATGGATTTCCTTTGATAAGTATTGCAGAAAATGTGGAAAGGCCTCTAAGAAACTTCGATAGAAGAATGAGCCATCTACAGCATCAGGAATCTGTACCTCTCAATTTACCATCAACAGGGAGTGCTAGGCATCATAATCATTCTTCTCTGCATCAAGCACCTGGCTCTCACTCAATCAATGATTCGTTGGAGTTGAGGTTAACAGCTGGAGGGACATCTTCTGCTAATTCTGGCGCTTCTCTGAACCAGTCACCTGCCTTGCGCATCCATTCTTTTCCTTGGAACAGAACTGCCAATCCTAGAGGGGCCAGATCTTCAACTTCTTATAACTCTGGAGAAAGAGCCGTGCGCGAAGATTTTAATTTGAGAATGTTTCCAAGAGATAGTACGGAACACCCCATGAATGTGCCTGCATCTTCAGGACACGAACCTATTGGTTGGCATACACCATCTGGTAATGTGAACAATTCTGGAGGTGCACCTCCTCCATCCTGGATTGGATCTAGTTCAAATGTTCACTCTCCCGCTAACCGTAGCTGGATTTTTAATCATGAAGTCCCAGCAGAAAATATGCAGAGTGTGTCAGAGTTCAGTCCTTGGTCCCTTTTTCCATCAATTAGCTCTGCATCTGGTGTTCATAATGCCCATTCTGCCCCATCTTCTTCTGGTCCTACTTCATTTACCCAGGGTTCTAGCAGCAACCAATCATACGCAAGAACAGCATTGGTGATGGAAAGAAGGGGTGGTGATGTTCTCTCTGGTGGTCCCCATTCACTGCGAGCATTAACCTTTGACAATGAGGGGAGACGTCGACTAATATCTGAG ATTCGCCAAGTCTTGATGGCAATGCGGAGGGGTGAGAACTTACGAGCTGAG GATTATATGGTCTTTGACCACCCTTTCTTATATCATGGCATGGCTGAAATGCACGACAGGCACAGAGAAATGCGCCTTGATGTCGACAACATGTCTTATGAG GAATTGTTGGCATTGGAGGAGCATATAGGAGACGTGAGCACTGGATTGAATGAGGATGTCATCATTAAGTTGATGAAACAGAGAATTTACGTGCGTGCCATTATCATGACAGACTCTTATACAGATCTGGAACCTTGTTGTATCTGTCAG GAGGAATTTTCTGATGGGGAGAATGTTGGATCACTGGATTGTGGGCATGAGTTTCACAGTGGTTGCATTAAGCAGTGGCTAATGCAGAAGAACCTGTGTCCCATTTGCAAAACAACAGCCTTAGCTACATGA